From the genome of Terriglobales bacterium, one region includes:
- the pnp gene encoding polyribonucleotide nucleotidyltransferase, producing MKHEVTVELAGGKKLSFETGHWAKQAHGSAVVRSGDNVILATACANAQPREGTDFFPLTVDYREYTYAGGRIPGGFIKREGRPSEREILTSRMIDRPIRPLFPEGFRNDTQVIALVLSADTENDPDVLAINGAGAALAVSDVPFPYSVGAVRVGQIDGKFIINPTYKEIAEGKLNITVVGTPEGIVMIEAGVREVSEEIIVDAIEFAHTEIKKICSAIRSLAELVGVKKREVAPVEFEQAYYDELKAKVGERLSDALDTKKHPKSESYQLVDEIKKELIGQISEDDEAARKRLSHYYEVLRERIFREQVTKDRRRPDARAFDQIRPISIEVGVLPRTHGSSVFTRGETQALVTTTLGTTDDMQRIERFEGETKKRFMLHYNFPPFSVGEVSFMRGAGRREVGHGALAERSISAVLPGEDVWPYTMRVVSDILESNGSSSMASVCGASLSLMDAGVPLKAPVAGVAMGLVKEGDAYAILTDIAGAEDHYGDMDFKVAGTRDGITALQMDIKVPNISTTIMREALEQARQGRLFILDRMNEVLGEGRTKVSEHAPRIHTLQIPVDKIRDLIGPGGKVIRGIIDATGVKIDVDDTGKVNVASNNEEAAAKALQMIGDLTAVPEVGKTYLGKVVRLAEFGAFVEIFPGTDGLLHISEVAEHRIADIHDELKEGDQVLVKVLSIEGNRIRLSRKAILKEQRAKMGGGEAPPTVGSMTLEGGDGDFSAEDTHSEGEPNFNRVEGEPAHAGRPPHRDRGGDRGGDRGGRGGRRGGRGGRNGGGHRGGSGGSGGGHRH from the coding sequence ATGAAGCACGAAGTCACCGTTGAACTCGCAGGTGGCAAAAAACTCTCTTTTGAAACCGGCCATTGGGCCAAGCAAGCGCACGGCTCAGCCGTGGTGCGCAGCGGCGACAATGTAATCCTCGCAACCGCCTGCGCCAACGCCCAACCACGCGAAGGCACGGATTTTTTCCCCCTGACGGTGGATTACCGTGAATACACCTATGCCGGCGGACGCATCCCCGGCGGCTTTATCAAGCGCGAAGGCCGTCCCAGCGAACGTGAAATCCTGACCAGCCGCATGATTGACCGCCCCATCCGCCCGCTCTTTCCCGAAGGATTCCGCAACGATACCCAGGTTATTGCTCTTGTGCTCTCTGCCGATACTGAAAACGATCCTGACGTGCTTGCTATTAATGGTGCCGGCGCAGCCTTGGCGGTTTCCGATGTTCCATTCCCTTATTCGGTAGGCGCAGTACGGGTTGGCCAGATCGATGGCAAGTTCATCATCAATCCCACCTATAAAGAGATCGCAGAGGGCAAACTGAACATTACGGTAGTGGGTACGCCGGAAGGCATTGTGATGATCGAAGCCGGCGTCCGCGAGGTGAGTGAAGAGATCATAGTTGATGCCATTGAATTTGCTCACACCGAGATCAAGAAAATATGTTCTGCCATCCGCAGCCTTGCTGAGTTGGTAGGTGTAAAAAAGCGCGAAGTCGCACCTGTGGAATTCGAGCAGGCTTATTACGACGAGTTGAAGGCCAAGGTCGGCGAGCGCTTGAGTGATGCGCTGGATACCAAAAAGCACCCCAAATCCGAGAGCTACCAATTGGTGGATGAGATTAAGAAAGAACTCATTGGCCAGATTTCAGAAGATGACGAGGCAGCTCGTAAGCGCCTCTCGCATTACTATGAAGTTCTGCGTGAGCGTATTTTCCGCGAGCAGGTGACGAAGGACCGTCGCCGTCCCGATGCCCGCGCCTTCGATCAGATACGCCCCATCAGTATTGAAGTGGGTGTGCTGCCTCGCACCCACGGCTCATCCGTCTTTACCCGTGGCGAAACCCAGGCCCTGGTGACTACTACTCTGGGCACCACCGATGATATGCAACGCATTGAGCGCTTTGAGGGAGAGACCAAAAAGCGTTTTATGCTGCATTACAATTTCCCGCCTTTTTCGGTGGGCGAGGTTTCTTTCATGCGTGGAGCCGGACGCCGCGAAGTCGGCCACGGCGCTCTCGCCGAGCGCTCTATCTCAGCGGTGCTGCCGGGCGAAGATGTTTGGCCCTATACCATGCGCGTGGTCTCTGACATTCTGGAATCCAATGGATCGTCTTCCATGGCAAGCGTCTGCGGCGCATCGCTTTCCCTGATGGATGCTGGTGTGCCCCTCAAGGCCCCGGTTGCCGGCGTAGCCATGGGATTGGTGAAGGAAGGTGATGCCTACGCCATCCTGACGGACATTGCTGGTGCCGAAGATCATTACGGCGATATGGATTTCAAAGTGGCAGGCACACGCGACGGCATTACCGCCCTGCAAATGGATATCAAGGTGCCCAACATCAGCACCACGATCATGCGTGAAGCCCTGGAGCAGGCCCGCCAGGGAAGATTGTTCATCCTCGATCGCATGAATGAAGTTCTGGGTGAGGGGCGCACTAAGGTCTCCGAACACGCTCCGCGCATCCATACTCTGCAGATTCCAGTGGATAAGATTCGCGATCTCATTGGCCCGGGCGGCAAAGTTATCCGGGGTATCATTGATGCGACCGGAGTCAAGATTGATGTGGACGACACCGGCAAGGTCAACGTCGCTTCCAACAACGAGGAAGCAGCCGCTAAGGCCCTGCAGATGATCGGCGATCTCACTGCCGTACCGGAAGTAGGGAAGACCTACCTCGGAAAAGTCGTTCGGCTGGCTGAATTCGGCGCCTTTGTGGAAATCTTCCCCGGAACCGATGGTCTGCTGCATATTAGCGAAGTTGCTGAGCATCGTATTGCCGATATTCACGATGAACTCAAAGAAGGCGATCAAGTGCTGGTCAAGGTGCTTTCCATTGAAGGTAATCGCATTCGTCTCTCGCGCAAGGCCATCTTGAAGGAGCAACGTGCCAAAATGGGCGGTGGCGAAGCCCCGCCAACGGTCGGCAGCATG
- the rpsO gene encoding 30S ribosomal protein S15, which translates to MLAKQQKQEIIIRHQRNNNDTGSPEVQIAILSERIGDLTQHFQTHKKDHASRRGLLMLVSKRRRLLDYLKTYDSERYKTVIQKHGIRK; encoded by the coding sequence GTGTTAGCGAAGCAGCAAAAGCAAGAGATTATCATCCGGCATCAGCGGAATAACAACGATACCGGCAGCCCCGAAGTGCAGATTGCGATTCTTTCGGAAAGAATAGGTGATTTGACGCAGCACTTCCAAACTCACAAGAAGGATCACGCCTCCCGGCGCGGGCTTCTTATGCTAGTTAGCAAGCGACGTCGTTTGCTCGATTATCTGAAGACCTACGACTCCGAGCGTTACAAAACCGTTATTCAGAAGCACGGCATCCGCAAGTAA